A window of the Pirellulales bacterium genome harbors these coding sequences:
- the asnB gene encoding asparagine synthase (glutamine-hydrolyzing) yields MCGIAGAIWTAEAEPVDAATLARMTDLLAHRGPDDAGAYASRVALAAAAGMSVALGHRRLSIIDLAGGHQPLANEDETVWVTFNGEIYNFAELRHRLEGAGHKFRSATDTEVLVHLYEDEGIDFLRHLNGMFALALWDARRGELILARDRLGEKPLFYRREPGRLTFASELKSLLAVPGAPRRLDPHALDCYLALHYVPHPQSIFEGYAKLPPGHWARFGRERFETGSYWQPDFQREVVRPWADDVGTLRTLLTEAVEMRLVSDVPLGAFLSGGIDSSIVVALMQRARGEPIRTFSIGFPVPEYDETHHAREVARHLGTRHEEFHVTPDAVSILPKLVWHYDEPFSDSSAIPTYYVSQLTRAHVTVALTGDGGDELFAGYPRYRAVALGAMFDRLPAPLRSILAAEFWQRLPAGTSQKSRLRRFKRLTGALAQSPGRRYFDWLSVFNEQARAELYTDEYLATLPDADPYDFIAEALARSSRRDPITAASLADALTYLPCDLMMKVDIASMANSLECRAPFLDHRLVEFAAALPIGRKYRRGRGKRILLEAFGDLLPPSILRRGKMGFGVPLDHWFRHELRDYAREVLLDPSTLGRGYFRPEVVTRLVEDHQAGRFDHSYRLWSLLFFELWQREWVDDTVAG; encoded by the coding sequence ATGTGCGGCATCGCCGGAGCCATCTGGACTGCTGAGGCCGAGCCCGTCGATGCCGCAACCCTCGCGCGCATGACCGATTTGCTCGCGCATCGTGGGCCTGACGATGCGGGAGCCTATGCGTCGCGCGTCGCCCTCGCCGCCGCCGCCGGCATGTCGGTGGCGCTCGGACACCGGCGTTTGTCGATCATCGACCTTGCCGGCGGCCATCAACCCCTCGCGAACGAAGACGAGACCGTCTGGGTTACCTTCAACGGCGAGATCTACAACTTCGCCGAGCTGCGGCATCGGCTCGAAGGCGCGGGGCACAAGTTCCGCAGCGCCACCGATACCGAGGTCCTCGTGCATCTCTACGAGGACGAAGGGATCGACTTTCTGCGGCACCTGAACGGCATGTTCGCGCTCGCCCTCTGGGACGCGCGTCGCGGCGAATTGATCCTGGCCCGCGATCGCCTGGGCGAGAAACCGCTGTTCTATCGTCGCGAGCCGGGCCGGCTGACGTTTGCCAGCGAGTTGAAATCGTTGCTGGCCGTGCCCGGCGCTCCACGCCGTCTCGATCCGCACGCGCTCGATTGCTATCTCGCGCTGCACTATGTGCCCCATCCGCAGTCGATCTTCGAGGGCTACGCGAAGCTGCCACCGGGACATTGGGCGCGCTTCGGCCGCGAGCGCTTCGAGACCGGCAGCTATTGGCAGCCCGACTTTCAGCGCGAGGTGGTACGCCCCTGGGCCGACGACGTCGGCACGTTGCGCACCCTGCTCACCGAGGCGGTCGAAATGCGCCTGGTGAGCGACGTGCCGCTGGGTGCGTTTCTCTCCGGCGGCATCGACAGCTCGATCGTCGTGGCCCTGATGCAGCGGGCGCGCGGCGAGCCGATTCGCACCTTCTCGATCGGCTTTCCCGTGCCGGAGTACGACGAGACGCACCATGCGCGCGAGGTGGCCCGGCATCTGGGCACGCGGCACGAAGAATTCCACGTCACGCCCGATGCTGTGTCGATCCTGCCGAAGCTGGTCTGGCATTACGACGAGCCCTTCTCCGACAGTTCCGCGATTCCGACCTATTACGTCTCGCAACTGACACGCGCGCACGTGACGGTGGCGCTCACCGGCGATGGTGGCGATGAACTTTTTGCCGGCTATCCCCGCTATCGTGCGGTGGCGCTCGGCGCCATGTTCGATCGCTTGCCGGCTCCGCTGCGGAGCATCCTGGCGGCGGAATTCTGGCAGCGTTTGCCCGCGGGCACGTCGCAGAAATCGAGGCTGCGCCGCTTCAAGCGACTCACCGGCGCGCTCGCGCAGTCACCGGGCCGGCGCTATTTCGATTGGCTCTCGGTGTTCAACGAACAGGCGCGGGCCGAACTCTACACCGACGAGTATCTCGCCACGCTGCCCGATGCCGATCCCTACGATTTCATTGCCGAGGCGCTCGCTCGCAGTTCGCGTCGCGATCCCATCACGGCAGCCAGCCTGGCCGACGCCCTGACCTATCTGCCGTGCGACTTGATGATGAAGGTCGACATCGCGTCGATGGCCAACAGTCTCGAGTGCCGCGCGCCGTTTCTCGATCACCGGTTGGTGGAGTTCGCCGCGGCGCTGCCGATCGGGCGCAAGTACCGGCGTGGCCGGGGCAAGCGGATCCTGCTCGAGGCGTTCGGCGATCTGCTGCCGCCGTCGATTTTGCGGCGCGGCAAGATGGGTTTCGGGGTGCCACTGGATCACTGGTTCCGTCACGAACTGCGCGACTATGCCCGCGAGGTGCTGCTCGATCCGTCGACACTCGGCCGCGGCTACTTTCGACCCGAGGTCGTCACGCGCCTGGTCGAAGATCACCAGGCTGGCCGCTTCGACCATAGCTATCGTCTCTGGTCGCTCTTGTTCTTCGAGCTCTGGCAGCGCGAATGGGTGGATGACACCGTGGCTGGGTGA
- a CDS encoding sulfatase-like hydrolase/transferase, with the protein MISTTMTARLLLALAFIVLSSLLTIPAAASEPPNFIVLMADDLGAKELGCYGHQTHRTPQLDRLADEGMRFRTCYATPLCSPTRVLLMTGRYAFRTGWFDLIGRPFAPTPDDPLFDLGSAQVTFADVLKERGYATALAGKWQLSGEGEKLVHDCGFDEYLIWAYKHNLPPGVTHTGAWENERNQKTARYWNPCLLENGKYVPTTPQDYGPDRFCDFLIDFMRKNRERPFLVYYPMCLVHRPWDPTPDLKRPGQKTKGGLATNVEYMDHEVGRFMAAIEDLGLGERTYLFFVGDNGTAKDGKGTVTERGVRVPLIVRGPDVTKGAVSDELASVADIFPTLTELAGARLPSDREIDGVSLVPTLHDPAAPHREWIFSYLTDRRMLRDKRWLLEGNGRFYDCGDHRDHQGYREVTDSQDPEVVAARERLEKLLEELPGPEIDGDRTRRVEERRRAKNKNNE; encoded by the coding sequence ATGATTTCAACAACAATGACGGCACGCCTTCTGCTGGCACTCGCCTTCATCGTTCTTAGCTCGCTACTGACAATACCGGCGGCCGCCTCCGAGCCGCCCAACTTCATCGTCCTCATGGCCGATGATCTCGGCGCGAAGGAACTCGGCTGCTATGGCCACCAGACGCATCGCACGCCGCAGCTCGATCGGCTCGCGGACGAGGGGATGCGCTTTCGCACTTGCTATGCCACGCCCCTCTGTTCGCCCACGCGCGTCCTGCTGATGACGGGGCGCTATGCGTTTCGCACCGGCTGGTTCGATTTGATCGGCCGCCCCTTCGCACCCACGCCCGACGATCCCCTTTTCGATCTCGGCTCCGCGCAGGTCACCTTTGCCGACGTGCTCAAGGAGCGCGGCTACGCCACGGCGCTCGCCGGCAAGTGGCAGCTCTCGGGCGAGGGGGAAAAGCTCGTCCACGATTGCGGCTTCGACGAGTACCTGATCTGGGCTTACAAGCACAACCTGCCCCCCGGCGTCACGCACACGGGCGCTTGGGAAAATGAACGCAATCAGAAGACCGCCCGTTATTGGAACCCCTGCCTATTGGAGAACGGCAAGTACGTGCCGACCACGCCCCAGGACTACGGGCCCGACCGCTTCTGCGATTTTCTGATCGACTTCATGCGCAAGAATCGCGAGCGCCCCTTCCTGGTCTACTATCCCATGTGCCTCGTCCACAGGCCGTGGGATCCCACGCCCGACTTGAAACGTCCCGGCCAGAAGACAAAAGGAGGACTCGCTACCAACGTCGAGTATATGGATCACGAAGTGGGCCGTTTCATGGCGGCGATCGAGGATCTCGGCCTGGGCGAACGGACCTATCTCTTTTTCGTCGGCGACAACGGCACCGCCAAAGATGGCAAGGGAACGGTGACCGAGCGCGGCGTGCGCGTGCCACTGATCGTGCGTGGGCCGGACGTGACGAAGGGTGCGGTGAGTGATGAGCTGGCGAGTGTCGCCGATATCTTTCCGACGCTGACCGAACTGGCAGGAGCCAGGCTGCCCAGCGACCGCGAGATCGACGGGGTGAGCCTGGTGCCGACGTTGCACGATCCGGCGGCGCCGCACCGAGAGTGGATCTTCAGCTACCTGACCGATCGCCGCATGCTGCGCGACAAACGCTGGCTGTTGGAAGGCAACGGCCGCTTCTACGACTGCGGCGACCATCGCGACCACCAGGGGTATCGAGAAGTGACCGACTCGCAGGATCCAGAGGTCGTGGCGGCGCGCGAGCGATTGGAGAAGCTGCTCGAGGAGTTGCCCGGGCCAGAAATCGACGGTGATCGTACACGTCGGGTAGAGGAACGCCGACGGGCGAAGAACAAGAACAACGAATAG
- a CDS encoding DUF433 domain-containing protein, whose translation MSVGGDACVAGTRIAVWTLEAMRRLGVSDAAILANYPGLSANDLAHVWSYVAQHTQEIEEQIVENENA comes from the coding sequence GTGTCTGTGGGTGGTGATGCTTGCGTAGCTGGCACTCGGATCGCGGTCTGGACGCTGGAGGCGATGCGACGCCTGGGGGTGAGTGACGCAGCAATTCTCGCTAACTATCCTGGCCTGAGCGCGAATGACTTGGCCCACGTCTGGAGCTATGTCGCACAGCACACGCAAGAGATCGAAGAACAAATCGTGGAAAATGAAAACGCGTGA
- the mtnA gene encoding S-methyl-5-thioribose-1-phosphate isomerase: MPVDEKTQFRTLHWEGDVDGHLVMIDQTRLPVELVEIDCRDVDAVWEAIRALRVRGAPAIGIAAAYGVCVGVQAAADADEVGFFARLDEAATFLASSRPTAVNLFWALNRMQRVAKAARGTMTVSELRARLLDEAHTICDEDRDMCRAIGRHGAALLADGQGVLTHCNAGGLATADYGTALALFFAAHEAGKRIHVYADETRPLLQGARLTAWELQQRGIPVTLLCDSMAAQVMREGKVSAVVTGADRIAANGDTANKIGTYGVAVLAAAHNIPFYVAAPTSTFDLTLADGSAIPIEERDASEITHGFGRQTAPAGINVYNPAFDVTPARLIKAIICERGVIEPVTTERIAQMVT; encoded by the coding sequence ATGCCCGTCGATGAGAAGACGCAGTTTCGCACGTTGCATTGGGAGGGGGATGTCGACGGGCATCTGGTGATGATCGATCAGACGCGGCTGCCGGTCGAGCTGGTCGAGATCGATTGCCGCGACGTCGACGCCGTGTGGGAGGCGATTCGTGCGCTGCGTGTGCGGGGCGCCCCGGCCATCGGAATTGCCGCGGCGTACGGTGTGTGCGTCGGTGTGCAGGCGGCGGCCGATGCCGACGAGGTGGGCTTCTTCGCGCGGCTCGACGAAGCGGCCACGTTCCTGGCCAGCAGCCGGCCCACGGCGGTGAATCTCTTCTGGGCGCTCAACCGCATGCAGCGCGTAGCAAAGGCCGCCCGCGGCACCATGACCGTGAGCGAGCTGCGCGCGCGGCTGCTCGACGAAGCCCACACGATCTGCGATGAAGATCGCGACATGTGCCGCGCCATTGGACGTCACGGCGCCGCGTTGCTCGCCGATGGGCAAGGCGTGCTCACGCATTGCAACGCTGGCGGATTGGCTACTGCCGATTATGGCACGGCGCTGGCCCTCTTCTTCGCCGCACACGAGGCAGGCAAGCGCATTCACGTTTACGCCGACGAGACGCGGCCGCTCTTGCAAGGCGCGCGACTCACCGCTTGGGAGCTGCAACAACGCGGCATTCCGGTGACGCTGTTGTGCGATTCGATGGCGGCTCAGGTGATGCGCGAGGGGAAAGTGTCGGCCGTCGTAACGGGCGCCGATCGCATTGCGGCCAACGGTGACACGGCGAATAAGATCGGCACGTACGGTGTGGCCGTGCTCGCCGCGGCACACAACATTCCGTTCTACGTGGCCGCGCCGACGAGCACGTTCGATCTGACGCTGGCTGACGGCAGCGCCATCCCGATCGAAGAACGCGACGCCAGTGAAATCACGCACGGCTTCGGCCGCCAAACCGCCCCGGCGGGGATCAACGTCTACAACCCGGCGTTCGATGTGACGCCCGCGCGGCTCATCAAGGCGATCATCTGCGAGCGCGGGGTGATCGAGCCGGTGACGACGGAGCGGATTGCGCAGATGGTTACCTGA
- a CDS encoding NAD(P)-binding protein, translating into MPIRVSNIRLGIDEPELALPARVAGALDVRPAEISRWRILRKSLDARDKSALAFVYSVEVALPADEQQLVARAARKRSTLEVGLYSEPTFDEPRPGSEPLEQQPVVVGAGPAGLFAAFFLAQYGYRPIVLERGRSVRERVRDVQAFDEGGPHDPESNYLFGEGGAGTFSDGKLTCRASGPDVRRVLEILAESKGKPSIVYDHRPHLGSNRLPAVVKALRQRIEQMGGEFRFSCRVEDLDLADGQVRGLATSSGHMPTSVVVLAIGHSARDTYEMLVARGVPLEQKPFQLGLRIEQPQEHVNRAQYGAARLEERLGAADYSLVARGEHNVFTFCMCAGGYVMPAVSEPGCFATNGMSLSKRNSRFANSGLMVTLEPAFFGSSHVLAGVHLQRVFEQRAYELGRGEYLCPIQRVDDFLGRRPTKDRPASSYLRGLIPGDVSPLMPELVARAMYHALPILDRRWRGRFLAEATLVGPESRGSSPVRFPRDAATYESTGAAGLYPIGEGAGYAGGIVSAALDGLRAARAIINRFAPIEPSRA; encoded by the coding sequence ATGCCCATTCGCGTCTCCAATATCCGTCTTGGTATCGACGAGCCCGAGTTGGCCCTGCCGGCGCGTGTGGCGGGGGCGCTCGATGTGCGTCCGGCGGAGATCTCCCGCTGGCGAATCCTGCGCAAGAGCCTCGATGCCCGCGACAAGAGTGCGTTGGCGTTCGTCTACTCGGTTGAAGTCGCCTTGCCTGCGGATGAGCAGCAACTGGTCGCCCGCGCCGCGCGGAAGAGATCCACGCTCGAGGTGGGGCTTTATTCGGAGCCGACGTTCGACGAGCCGCGGCCGGGAAGCGAACCGCTCGAACAGCAGCCGGTGGTGGTCGGCGCCGGTCCGGCCGGACTCTTTGCCGCCTTCTTTCTGGCGCAGTATGGCTATCGCCCGATCGTGCTCGAGCGTGGGCGTTCGGTGCGCGAGCGCGTGCGCGACGTACAGGCTTTCGATGAAGGGGGCCCGCACGATCCCGAGAGCAACTACCTGTTTGGCGAAGGGGGCGCCGGCACGTTCAGCGATGGCAAGCTCACCTGCCGAGCCAGCGGACCCGACGTACGCCGCGTGCTCGAGATCCTGGCCGAGTCGAAAGGCAAGCCGTCGATCGTCTACGATCATCGGCCCCATCTGGGCAGCAACCGGCTGCCCGCCGTGGTGAAGGCCCTGCGGCAGCGCATCGAACAGATGGGGGGCGAGTTCCGCTTCTCGTGCCGCGTGGAAGACCTGGATCTCGCCGACGGGCAGGTGCGCGGTCTGGCGACCTCCTCTGGGCACATGCCCACCTCGGTGGTCGTGCTCGCCATCGGTCACAGCGCGCGCGACACGTACGAGATGCTCGTGGCGCGCGGCGTGCCCCTCGAGCAGAAGCCGTTTCAGCTTGGCCTGCGCATCGAGCAGCCGCAGGAACACGTGAACCGCGCGCAGTACGGCGCTGCGCGGCTGGAAGAACGCCTCGGAGCCGCCGATTACTCGCTGGTGGCGCGCGGCGAGCACAACGTGTTCACCTTCTGCATGTGTGCCGGGGGCTATGTCATGCCGGCGGTCTCCGAGCCGGGCTGCTTCGCCACGAACGGCATGAGCCTCTCGAAGCGCAACTCGCGCTTTGCCAACAGTGGGCTCATGGTCACGCTCGAACCGGCGTTCTTCGGCTCGTCACACGTGTTGGCTGGGGTGCATTTGCAGCGGGTCTTCGAGCAGCGGGCTTACGAACTGGGGCGCGGCGAGTATCTCTGCCCGATCCAGCGAGTGGACGATTTTCTCGGCCGACGTCCGACCAAAGATCGTCCCGCGTCGAGTTATCTCCGCGGACTGATCCCCGGCGACGTTTCGCCACTGATGCCCGAGCTGGTGGCCCGCGCGATGTATCACGCGCTGCCGATTCTCGACCGGCGGTGGCGCGGGCGCTTCCTGGCCGAGGCGACGCTCGTGGGGCCCGAGTCTCGCGGCAGCTCGCCCGTCCGTTTTCCGCGCGATGCCGCGACCTATGAAAGCACGGGCGCTGCGGGGCTTTACCCGATCGGCGAGGGGGCCGGTTATGCCGGGGGGATCGTGAGCGCCGCGCTCGATGGCCTGCGGGCGGCCCGGGCCATTATCAATCGCTTTGCACCCATCGAGCCCTCTCGTGCGTAG
- the ald gene encoding alanine dehydrogenase, translated as MIVGTPKEIKRDEYRVALLPVGVEELVRAGHHVLIERGAGLGSGITDENYLEHGAELVDTAEELYGRAEMVVKVKEPLEPEFALLRPQQVLFAYFHFAADRKLTEALLASRATAVAYETLRDEQGRLPLLTPMSEVAGRMSIQEGAKYLERPQMGRGILLGGVPGVAPANITIIGAGVVGANAAKVAAGFGANIGLLDVNLDRMRYLDDVMPANVDVLFSDRHTIREQLSRADLVIGAVLIPGAKAPQLIVRSDLQVMKPGAVIIDVAIDQGGCVETSRPTTHSEPTYVVDGVVHYCVTNMPGAVGRTSTYALCNVTLPWALRIASRGILAAATESAPIARAINIMDGEVTNRPVADTFKLRYNSRFER; from the coding sequence GTGATCGTCGGAACCCCTAAGGAGATCAAACGCGACGAGTACCGCGTGGCGCTCTTGCCCGTCGGCGTCGAAGAGCTCGTCCGCGCGGGACATCATGTGCTGATCGAACGTGGCGCGGGGCTCGGATCCGGCATTACCGACGAGAATTATCTCGAGCATGGCGCCGAGTTGGTCGACACGGCCGAGGAGCTTTACGGCCGCGCCGAGATGGTGGTCAAGGTCAAAGAGCCGCTCGAGCCGGAGTTCGCACTGCTGCGACCGCAGCAGGTCCTCTTCGCCTACTTTCATTTCGCTGCCGACCGCAAGTTGACCGAGGCCCTGCTCGCCAGCCGAGCCACGGCCGTCGCTTACGAGACCCTGCGCGACGAGCAGGGGCGGCTCCCCTTGCTCACGCCGATGAGCGAAGTCGCCGGGCGCATGAGCATCCAGGAGGGGGCCAAGTATCTCGAACGCCCGCAGATGGGGCGCGGCATTCTGCTCGGCGGCGTGCCGGGCGTGGCCCCGGCCAACATCACGATCATCGGCGCCGGCGTGGTCGGTGCGAATGCCGCCAAGGTGGCCGCCGGCTTCGGCGCGAATATCGGCTTGCTCGACGTGAACCTCGACCGCATGCGCTATCTCGACGACGTCATGCCGGCCAATGTCGACGTGCTGTTCAGCGACCGTCATACGATTCGCGAGCAACTTTCTCGCGCGGATCTGGTGATCGGCGCCGTGCTGATTCCCGGCGCCAAGGCGCCGCAGTTGATCGTGCGTAGCGACCTGCAGGTGATGAAGCCGGGCGCCGTGATTATCGACGTGGCCATCGACCAGGGAGGCTGCGTCGAGACGAGCCGCCCCACGACCCACAGCGAGCCGACCTACGTCGTTGACGGCGTGGTCCACTACTGCGTGACGAATATGCCCGGCGCCGTCGGCCGCACGAGCACCTACGCCTTGTGCAATGTGACGTTGCCCTGGGCACTGCGTATCGCGTCACGCGGCATCCTGGCGGCGGCGACCGAATCCGCGCCGATTGCCCGGGCGATCAACATCATGGATGGCGAAGTCACGAACCGACCCGTCGCCGATACGTTCAAGCTGCGCTACAACTCGCGCTTCGAGCGGTGA